Proteins from a genomic interval of Desulfurobacterium sp. TC5-1:
- a CDS encoding ATP-binding protein yields MAEKREKIGVCLNESTPKEVFFISPKKVSLGEYVELNYESACVLGFIKSISCSTKLFDDDFDFDDIEKLKRISNRRLFFYGKISILGDVDKNMFIPRVPPPPGTDIYLASSDTLRKVFGRDDGKKICIGSLLTREDVDVYVDVDQIVSRHLAVLAVTGGGKSNTVSVIIEGMLEKSAAVLVFDMHGEYVNFNYRVDGENVVKRLELKLNPVHLSYKEFRQFANVDDNSFIQDRYLRRAFRTTIEDISSGAIQVDAFWGRLKGELEMYREQAREDPDIKDDRRSIIGVLNKVEDMEDAYSELFDLFQKPIVDQIEPARLNVIDFSHVDEKIADIIVSHVLRNLLEKRKRFVHGYDGGLEFPVFSILEEAHILASSSVNTRSKYWISRVAREGRKFGLGLCLVSQRPKALDVNALSQANNMIILKLVEPSDQRHVQQAAESLSSELVEQLSSLNVGEALVMGKMIPVPALVKIKLARGKMSGNDRSAVEEWAKVMQKKRDLMKEIDSFYSDEEEF; encoded by the coding sequence ATGGCTGAGAAAAGGGAAAAGATAGGTGTATGTTTGAACGAATCTACCCCCAAGGAAGTTTTTTTTATAAGTCCCAAGAAGGTTTCGCTTGGTGAGTATGTGGAGCTTAACTACGAAAGTGCATGTGTTTTGGGATTTATTAAGTCAATTTCCTGTTCTACCAAGCTTTTTGATGACGATTTTGATTTTGATGATATAGAGAAGTTAAAGCGGATTTCCAACAGACGTCTGTTTTTCTACGGGAAGATATCAATCTTGGGTGATGTGGATAAGAACATGTTTATTCCACGGGTTCCGCCGCCGCCCGGAACTGATATATATCTTGCTTCATCGGATACTTTGCGTAAAGTGTTTGGAAGAGACGATGGTAAAAAAATTTGCATAGGTTCTCTCCTTACAAGAGAGGATGTTGACGTTTATGTTGATGTTGACCAGATAGTTAGCAGGCATCTTGCCGTGCTTGCCGTTACTGGAGGTGGTAAGTCAAACACGGTTTCCGTGATTATAGAGGGTATGCTGGAAAAGTCAGCAGCCGTTCTTGTCTTTGATATGCACGGTGAGTACGTAAATTTTAATTACAGGGTGGACGGAGAGAATGTTGTTAAGCGACTTGAGCTGAAGTTGAACCCTGTTCATCTTAGCTACAAGGAGTTTAGACAGTTTGCCAACGTTGATGACAATTCGTTTATTCAAGATAGATATCTGAGAAGGGCTTTTAGGACAACTATAGAGGACATTTCATCCGGTGCCATTCAGGTTGATGCCTTCTGGGGAAGGTTGAAGGGTGAGCTTGAAATGTATAGAGAACAGGCCAGGGAGGATCCGGACATAAAAGATGACAGGAGATCTATCATAGGCGTTCTCAACAAAGTCGAGGACATGGAAGATGCTTACAGTGAACTTTTTGACCTTTTTCAAAAGCCGATAGTTGATCAGATAGAACCGGCCCGCCTTAATGTTATCGATTTTTCTCATGTTGATGAGAAAATTGCTGACATTATTGTAAGCCACGTTTTGAGGAACCTGCTTGAAAAGAGGAAGCGGTTTGTTCACGGTTACGATGGCGGACTTGAATTCCCCGTGTTTTCTATACTTGAAGAAGCTCACATACTTGCCTCTTCTTCCGTTAATACCCGTTCTAAGTACTGGATATCAAGAGTTGCAAGGGAAGGGAGGAAGTTTGGACTCGGGTTATGTCTCGTCAGTCAGAGGCCAAAAGCCCTTGATGTTAATGCCCTTTCTCAGGCAAACAACATGATTATTCTCAAACTTGTTGAACCGAGCGACCAGCGGCACGTTCAACAGGCGGCAGAATCTTTAAGTAGCGAGCTTGTTGAACAACTATCCTCTCTTAATGTCGGGGAAGCTCTTGTTATGGGGAAGATGATACCGGTTCCTGCTCTTGTAAAAATAAAGTTAGCAAGAGGAAAAATGTCGGGAAATGATAGGAGTGCTGTGGAAGAGTGGGCGAAAGTTATGCAGAAAAAGAGAGATTTGATGAAAGAGATAGACTCTTTTTACAGTGATGAGGAGGAATTTTGA
- a CDS encoding ATP-binding protein produces MKIRTKFILLLSVMGFFGFLASTTGMYSMHIHEKVDEKIEAVSTERYLLERMLLDYTMGFVEGFKGHEKQDLKRTMAIFDKNLKALGEGGVFIHFTGLRHEASLEEKFVVDGGLLKEKNYSQELKVVNEVWSKLKKDLLSGKVPPEVLLKEAAPLKEAFGLIVDKLKKSNERRLFYKLEGIYIVIGTLVFLLIAMMLRDVSYRLNKLTRAISSIPSGLVCKLSSIPEKYKTDDEIGEAFKASEDTAKLIFTLLGRIKFMLQNFQSGRIEKIRIDDLEGKWKDIGELLNAISDKWAEAAQATLRWIECFKGLRSCETCENRFNCVIPADNRGIYKQIYGTLKRLKDETMVAADEIERFREEVSKAIREGKSYIPSTIDYSKIPEFLIHIARSLEDMAIYLINALSSQKIFLATVSHDIRTPLNGIIGFLNLLSQSDKLSEKDKEYVELALSSAKQLLSLVNDILDVAKIQAEQIELYTEPLNIIKVLKETAYAISSNLKKGVKLRFNFPEEEIWVVADEKRIKQIFFNLLSNAAKFTERGYIEVGLKKKKDEGEVVKLLFYVKDTGIGIPYEKQPLLFRPFSQVKSHISKKVEGTGLGLFITKKLANIMGGDVWVESVPGKGSTFYVLLSLKKTKAPAKQSAVKSVKCRKADKNLKVLVAEDVLVNQIFIRELLRKKFGIEHVRIVDNGEKAVEEAEKNNYDIILMDLKMPVMDGLTAVKEIRKKGIDVPIFILTADAFRDSEEKAMKAGADGYLVKPIEFEQLCKALTYATNYKMRKEKG; encoded by the coding sequence CTTGACTATACTATGGGATTTGTGGAGGGTTTTAAAGGCCATGAGAAGCAGGATCTTAAGCGTACTATGGCTATTTTTGATAAGAATCTTAAGGCTCTTGGAGAGGGAGGTGTTTTTATTCACTTTACAGGTCTTCGTCATGAGGCATCTCTGGAGGAAAAGTTTGTTGTTGACGGAGGTCTTTTAAAAGAGAAAAACTATTCTCAAGAGCTAAAAGTTGTTAATGAGGTTTGGAGTAAGCTTAAAAAAGATCTTTTGTCCGGAAAAGTTCCGCCAGAAGTGTTGTTAAAGGAAGCGGCGCCGTTAAAAGAGGCTTTTGGGCTTATAGTTGATAAGCTGAAAAAGAGTAACGAAAGGCGGCTTTTTTATAAACTTGAAGGTATTTACATAGTTATTGGAACTCTTGTTTTTCTTCTGATAGCTATGATGCTGAGGGATGTATCTTACAGATTAAACAAGCTGACCCGCGCTATTTCAAGCATTCCATCAGGTCTTGTCTGTAAACTTTCAAGTATTCCTGAAAAGTATAAAACGGACGATGAGATAGGTGAGGCATTTAAAGCGTCTGAAGATACGGCAAAGCTCATTTTTACGTTGCTTGGCAGAATAAAGTTTATGCTTCAAAATTTTCAGTCCGGGCGTATTGAAAAAATCCGGATAGATGATCTTGAAGGTAAGTGGAAGGATATAGGAGAGCTTTTAAATGCTATATCTGATAAATGGGCTGAGGCTGCTCAGGCAACTTTAAGGTGGATAGAGTGTTTTAAGGGTCTTCGTTCCTGCGAAACGTGTGAAAATCGTTTTAATTGTGTTATTCCTGCTGACAACAGGGGAATCTACAAGCAGATTTATGGAACGCTTAAAAGGCTAAAAGATGAAACGATGGTTGCGGCTGACGAAATTGAGCGGTTTAGAGAGGAAGTTTCTAAAGCCATAAGGGAAGGGAAGAGTTACATTCCATCAACGATTGACTATTCAAAAATTCCGGAATTTCTTATCCATATAGCGAGGTCTCTTGAAGATATGGCAATTTATTTGATAAATGCCCTTTCCAGCCAGAAAATTTTTCTTGCAACGGTTTCTCATGATATCAGGACGCCCCTTAATGGTATCATCGGCTTTTTGAACCTTTTATCGCAGTCAGATAAACTCAGCGAAAAGGACAAAGAGTATGTGGAACTTGCCCTTTCAAGTGCCAAGCAGCTTTTAAGCCTTGTCAATGATATTCTCGATGTAGCAAAAATCCAGGCAGAGCAGATAGAGCTTTATACAGAACCTCTGAACATAATAAAGGTTTTGAAGGAAACGGCCTACGCTATCTCTTCAAACCTTAAGAAAGGTGTGAAGTTAAGGTTTAACTTTCCGGAAGAGGAGATATGGGTTGTAGCTGATGAGAAGAGAATCAAACAGATATTCTTTAACCTTCTTTCAAATGCTGCCAAGTTTACAGAGAGAGGTTATATAGAGGTCGGACTCAAGAAGAAAAAAGACGAAGGCGAAGTTGTCAAACTTCTATTTTACGTTAAAGATACGGGAATTGGTATTCCTTACGAAAAGCAACCATTACTTTTCAGACCTTTCTCTCAGGTTAAAAGCCACATAAGCAAAAAAGTTGAAGGAACGGGATTGGGTCTCTTTATAACCAAGAAACTTGCCAACATAATGGGTGGTGATGTCTGGGTTGAAAGTGTGCCCGGAAAGGGTTCTACCTTCTATGTATTGCTCTCTCTTAAAAAGACAAAGGCGCCTGCAAAACAGTCTGCTGTGAAATCTGTTAAATGCAGAAAGGCGGATAAAAATCTAAAGGTTCTTGTTGCTGAGGATGTTCTTGTTAACCAGATTTTTATCAGGGAACTTTTGAGGAAGAAATTCGGCATAGAGCATGTGAGAATTGTTGATAATGGGGAGAAAGCGGTTGAAGAGGCGGAAAAAAACAATTATGACATAATTTTGATGGATTTAAAAATGCCTGTTATGGATGGACTTACGGCAGTTAAAGAGATACGTAAAAAAGGTATAGATGTTCCCATTTTTATTCTCACGGCAGATGCGTTTAGAGATTCTGAAGAAAAAGCAATGAAAGCAGGGGCTGACGGTTACCTTGTTAAACCTATTGAATTTGAGCAGTTATGTAAAGCGTTAACTTATGCTACTAATTACAAAATGAGAAAAGAAAAGGGATGA